A section of the Deinococcus taeanensis genome encodes:
- a CDS encoding cation:proton antiporter: MLRWTGRVWELVPLAGTLLVSLAGAEGAAAHSGPPAFLLQLTALLAVSALAAYASFRLRLLPIIGFLLAGVLVGPGALGLIRDPALISAASEVGVMLLLFTIGIEFSLERLARIARLIFLGGGLQVGLTILAAAGALLLLGVRAPDAVFTGCLIALSSTAIVMKLLGERGETNTRTGQVSLGILIFQDLAVVLMVLLVPMLAGQGGGVAGVALALGKAAGIIAVVLLAARRLVPPLMEVVARTCSTEIFLLAVVALCFGTASLTALAGVSLALGAFLAGLLVSESRYGAQALGEILPLQILFSAAFFLSVGLQLNLGFLVGNLGLVLGAAALIALLKVLVTGLSVRLLGEDWRAALPVALLTGQVGEFSFVLAATGTALGLSFAGLGERGTGVFIAATVLLMAFTPALAGLAGPLLRRLPAPAGEAVTPDAGAEGSGHSLPVAGRVVFLGYGPHARLSARALSRAGLPYAVVTRSPDGASELQGRGVPVLIADYTRAGLLRDLDIGAARAVVVADDDTEMTERSVSVLRTVAPDVTVITQASTREGFTGLQALGAQHVLTARREVAAGILDLLTPPEVTRAELARHLAEQPPVTLSAAQRAQCGHAEHSAGPVTPEADVCLECVAQGDTWVHLRVCMTCGHVGCCDSSRNRHATRHAQAQAHPVIRSAEPGETWAYCYEHHWTA; encoded by the coding sequence ATGCTTCGGTGGACGGGGAGAGTCTGGGAACTGGTGCCGCTGGCCGGAACGCTGCTGGTGTCTCTGGCAGGCGCAGAAGGCGCGGCGGCGCACAGCGGCCCGCCGGCGTTCCTGCTGCAGCTCACGGCGCTGCTGGCCGTGTCGGCGCTGGCGGCGTATGCGTCGTTCCGGCTGCGGCTGCTGCCCATCATCGGGTTCCTGCTGGCGGGCGTGCTGGTGGGCCCAGGGGCGCTGGGCCTGATTCGCGATCCGGCGCTGATTTCCGCGGCGTCCGAGGTGGGCGTGATGCTGCTGCTGTTCACCATCGGCATCGAGTTCAGCCTGGAGCGCCTGGCGCGCATTGCGCGGCTGATCTTCCTGGGGGGCGGCCTGCAGGTGGGCCTGACGATCCTGGCGGCCGCCGGGGCGCTGCTGCTGCTGGGCGTGCGCGCGCCGGACGCGGTGTTCACCGGGTGCCTGATCGCGCTGTCGAGCACCGCCATCGTCATGAAACTGCTCGGCGAGCGCGGCGAAACGAACACCCGGACAGGGCAGGTGAGTCTGGGGATCCTGATTTTTCAGGATCTGGCAGTGGTGCTGATGGTGCTGCTCGTGCCCATGCTGGCCGGGCAGGGGGGCGGCGTGGCGGGGGTCGCGCTGGCGCTGGGCAAGGCGGCGGGCATCATCGCGGTGGTGCTGCTCGCGGCGCGGCGCCTGGTCCCGCCGCTGATGGAGGTGGTGGCCCGCACGTGCAGCACGGAGATCTTCCTGCTGGCGGTGGTGGCGCTGTGTTTCGGCACGGCCAGCCTGACGGCGCTCGCCGGCGTGAGCCTGGCGCTGGGTGCGTTCCTGGCGGGGCTGCTGGTCAGTGAAAGCCGCTACGGGGCGCAGGCCCTGGGCGAGATTCTGCCGCTGCAGATTCTGTTCAGCGCCGCGTTTTTCCTGTCGGTGGGACTGCAGCTGAACCTGGGGTTCCTGGTGGGGAACCTGGGCCTGGTGCTGGGCGCCGCGGCGCTGATTGCGCTGCTGAAGGTGCTGGTTACGGGGCTGAGCGTGCGCCTGCTGGGCGAGGACTGGCGTGCGGCGCTCCCAGTGGCGCTCCTGACCGGGCAGGTCGGCGAGTTCTCGTTTGTGCTGGCCGCGACCGGCACGGCGCTGGGCCTGAGTTTCGCGGGCCTGGGTGAGCGCGGCACCGGGGTGTTCATCGCAGCGACCGTGCTGCTGATGGCGTTCACGCCGGCCCTGGCGGGCCTGGCTGGGCCGCTGCTGCGCCGCCTGCCCGCCCCGGCCGGGGAAGCGGTCACGCCGGACGCCGGTGCAGAGGGCAGCGGGCACAGCCTGCCGGTGGCGGGGCGCGTGGTGTTCCTGGGCTACGGGCCGCACGCGCGCCTCTCGGCCCGCGCCCTGAGCCGCGCAGGCCTGCCGTACGCGGTGGTGACGCGCAGCCCCGATGGCGCCAGCGAACTGCAGGGCCGGGGGGTGCCGGTCCTGATCGCGGATTACACGCGCGCGGGCCTGCTGCGGGACCTGGACATCGGCGCGGCGCGGGCGGTCGTGGTGGCCGATGACGACACGGAAATGACCGAGCGCAGCGTGAGTGTCCTGCGGACCGTCGCGCCGGACGTCACGGTGATCACGCAGGCCAGCACCCGCGAGGGCTTCACGGGCCTGCAGGCGCTGGGCGCGCAGCACGTTCTGACGGCCCGGCGTGAAGTGGCGGCCGGCATCCTGGACCTGCTGACCCCGCCGGAGGTCACGCGCGCCGAACTGGCCCGGCACCTCGCGGAGCAGCCGCCCGTGACCCTCAGCGCGGCGCAGCGGGCCCAGTGCGGTCACGCCGAGCACAGTGCCGGGCCGGTCACGCCCGAGGCGGACGTGTGCCTGGAGTGCGTGGCGCAGGGCGACACCTGGGTGCACCTGCGGGTGTGCATGACCTGCGGGCACGTGGGCTGCTGTGACTCCAGCCGCAACCGGCACGCCACGCGGCACGCGCAGGCACAGGCGCACCCGGTGATCCGCAGCGCCGAACCGGGGGAAACCTGGGCGTACTGCTACGAGCACCACTGGACCGCCTGA